In bacterium, a single window of DNA contains:
- a CDS encoding CoA transferase subunit A: MDGDKRRALIEAAGLIEDGQMIALGGNSLTRIPAALVREMARQGRRGLRLVKTAGGYDIDLLCAAGAVAEVHSGYIGFENIFGLAPAYRRAVEAGDVRAVEHACSTVIAGLRASAYGLPSQPVAGLEGSDTPALTGFRQVEDPYTGKRVYMIPRIRPDWAILHVQYADAQGNARIDGGTFEDVLMSRAAAGVILTAEKIVETSFLEAQPERTVIPAFMVRAVVHAPRGAAPGSCHPFYELDEPALAGYIEAVRGGGDVSAHLALWEAHDRNFADRNFAAQADAERSRG; this comes from the coding sequence ATGGATGGGGACAAGCGCAGGGCGCTGATCGAGGCGGCCGGGCTCATCGAGGACGGCCAGATGATTGCGCTGGGGGGAAATTCGCTGACCCGCATCCCGGCGGCGCTCGTTCGCGAGATGGCGCGGCAGGGCCGGCGCGGGCTTCGCCTGGTCAAGACGGCGGGCGGATATGACATCGATCTCCTCTGCGCGGCGGGCGCCGTGGCCGAGGTGCATTCGGGATACATCGGCTTCGAAAATATTTTCGGGCTCGCCCCCGCCTACCGCCGGGCGGTGGAGGCGGGCGATGTCCGCGCCGTGGAGCACGCCTGCTCCACCGTCATCGCAGGTCTCCGCGCCTCCGCCTACGGCCTCCCGAGCCAGCCCGTCGCCGGGCTCGAGGGGAGCGATACGCCGGCGCTCACCGGCTTTCGCCAGGTGGAAGATCCCTATACCGGCAAGCGGGTCTACATGATCCCCCGCATCCGTCCCGACTGGGCGATCCTTCATGTGCAGTATGCCGACGCGCAGGGCAATGCGCGGATCGACGGCGGCACGTTCGAGGATGTGCTCATGAGCCGCGCGGCGGCAGGGGTGATCCTGACCGCCGAGAAGATTGTCGAGACCTCTTTTCTCGAAGCGCAGCCCGAGCGGACCGTCATCCCCGCCTTCATGGTGCGGGCGGTGGTGCACGCCCCGCGGGGGGCGGCGCCCGGCTCGTGCCATCCGTTTTACGAACTGGACGAGCCCGCCCTCGCCGGCTACATCGAAGCGGTGCGCGGGGGCGGGGATGTCTCCGCGCACCTTGCGCTGTGGGAGGCGCACGATCGGAACTTCGCAGATAGAAACTTCGCCGCGCAGGCGGAC
- a CDS encoding sigma-54 dependent transcriptional regulator, with protein MAGERILVVDDEERMRHLLERLLGGEGYEVRTASNGADALRLLSEADSDLVISDVRMPGMDGLTLLRTLKEQGSSAVVIMMTAFGTVSSAVEAMNAGAYHYLTKPFKIDEMTLLVRKALESLNLQREVKTLRAEVEERYGLGKLIGKSKAMQDVFKMIRRIAQTHSTVLITGSTGTGKELGAKALHYQSNRRDRPFVAVNCSAIPETLMESELFGHMKGSFTGAVGSQKGLFEEAHNGTLFLDEVGEVPLPIQVKLLRSIQEREIRRIGGRENIQIDVRIISATNRDLEELVREGSFREDLYYRLNVIPIRIPGLRERPDDIPLLAQHFIGKFCEENGIELKRLSKNALQALLAYDWPGNVRELENVIERAIALCENEEIDNTDFPTHIVENHSGLISTRAGMDISLEELERLHIESILEKTGGHQIRAAKILGVDRRTLYRKLVKYGLKKGTQQEYNS; from the coding sequence ATGGCGGGCGAGCGGATCCTGGTGGTGGACGATGAAGAAAGGATGCGCCACCTCCTCGAGCGCCTTCTGGGCGGCGAGGGCTACGAGGTACGCACGGCCAGCAACGGGGCCGACGCGCTCCGGCTCCTCTCCGAGGCCGACTCCGACCTCGTCATCTCCGATGTCCGGATGCCCGGAATGGACGGCCTCACCCTCCTGCGCACCCTGAAGGAGCAGGGCAGCTCCGCCGTGGTGATCATGATGACCGCCTTCGGAACCGTCTCCTCGGCGGTGGAAGCCATGAACGCCGGCGCCTATCACTACCTCACCAAGCCCTTCAAGATTGACGAGATGACCCTGCTCGTCCGCAAGGCACTGGAGTCGCTCAACCTTCAGCGCGAGGTCAAGACCCTGCGGGCGGAGGTGGAAGAGCGCTACGGCCTGGGAAAACTGATCGGCAAGAGCAAGGCGATGCAGGATGTCTTCAAGATGATTCGGCGCATCGCCCAAACCCACAGCACGGTCCTGATCACCGGCAGCACTGGAACGGGAAAAGAGCTGGGGGCCAAGGCGCTCCACTACCAGAGCAACCGGAGGGACCGGCCCTTTGTCGCGGTCAACTGCAGCGCCATCCCGGAAACCCTGATGGAGAGCGAACTGTTCGGCCACATGAAGGGCTCCTTCACCGGGGCGGTCGGCAGCCAGAAAGGCCTCTTCGAGGAAGCCCACAACGGAACCCTCTTTCTCGACGAGGTGGGCGAGGTTCCGTTGCCGATTCAGGTGAAGCTCCTGCGCTCGATCCAGGAGCGCGAGATCCGGCGGATTGGCGGACGCGAAAACATCCAGATCGACGTGCGGATCATCTCGGCGACCAACCGGGATCTGGAAGAGCTGGTGCGCGAGGGGAGTTTCCGCGAGGACCTCTACTACCGCCTGAACGTGATCCCCATCCGCATCCCGGGACTGCGGGAGCGCCCCGACGATATCCCGCTGCTCGCCCAGCATTTCATCGGAAAATTCTGCGAAGAAAACGGGATCGAACTGAAACGCCTCTCCAAAAACGCACTCCAGGCGCTGCTCGCCTACGACTGGCCCGGAAACGTGCGGGAGCTCGAAAACGTGATCGAGCGCGCCATCGCCTTATGTGAAAACGAAGAAATCGACAACACCGATTTCCCGACCCACATCGTCGAAAACCATTCCGGACTGATATCCACCAGAGCCGGGATGGACATCTCTCTTGAGGAGCTGGAGCGCCTGCACATCGAATCCATCCTGGAGAAAACGGGCGGGCACCAGATTCGCGCGGCGAAAATTCTCGGCGTTGACCGCAGGACACTGTACAGAAAATTGGTGAAGTACGGTCTCAAAAAAGGAACCCAACAGGAGTACAACTCATGA